The Peromyscus leucopus breed LL Stock unplaced genomic scaffold, UCI_PerLeu_2.1 scaffold_1227, whole genome shotgun sequence genomic sequence ATACAGTTAACAGGATTGTAGGGGCCAGCTACTCCTGCCTGGGGCAATATGTCTCTATCTGCATCCCTCAGACCCGACTCCAGAAGCAATGTCTAGATCTTCTTATGACCTCGAAGCATCCACAGGGGAGGGATTTGGCACTTTGCCACTCACTGACTTGAGCTGGTTGGGTGTGGAGCTAGCCCTTTCACTGTGCCTCTGTGACAGCACTGATTCAGGCTCTGTCACCATCTACAGCAGATCTGCATGTCAggactgtgtgtgagggtgcacatattCTTCTTCTGTGCTACATACACAGTAGTCACAGGCTCCGTGTGCTGACTGGACACTGTCAGAGCACAGCTACAGGACTCTAAAGAGAAGTCACTGAGTTCtcccctcactcaggatgaaactGCTTCTCCTGGTCACTCTGCTCACAGGTAGGACCCTTCTCCCCTATGAGTGCCCACCATCTCCCAAGTATTCAATGCACAGCTTCTTAATGGTCACACCTGACGTTCTGGTTTGGGGTTCCTGTTGTGGTCTCATAGCCTGTGGTTGGGGTTCCCTGCTTACCCCATATCCACAAGAGCTGGCACCTTTGCCCTCTAGGTCAACTCAGATGACTCCTTGGAAAGTTCACTACAGTCACCTACATAAGCAATgaagccccttctgtctctgccatattgccctggcacCTTGGGCCTAAAGTGTCTTGAcagtgtgatttttcttttccttttaaaagacattgacttttattttatgtgtttgagccctttgcctgcatgtgtgtctgtgaactgAGAGTgagcagtgcctacagaggccagaggaggggtcTGATCCTCCAGAACCAGGGTCATAGGCAATTGTGAGTTGCCTTGTGGCTTCTGGACCTGAGCCTGGGTCCCACACAAGCTCAACAAGACTCCTGActgcagagtcatctctccagcccttattcttattattagtttttttacAGGATTATATAGTTCTGGCTCAGGCTGTCCTTCAACTCAACATTCTAGCCAACacttacctcagcttcccaagggtTATGATTACACACAGACCTATAAAGAGAGAAGTCACTTGAGTCCTCCACACACTCAGGATGAAACTCCTTCTGCTGGTCACTTTGCTCACAGGTAGGACCCTTGTCCCCTGTGTGTGCCCCCCTTCTCCCTTGTCTTCAATGCACCGTTTCCCAATGGTCACACCTGAAGTTTAGGactgcaattctttttttctgggcACTTTACATGAGAGTGTTTCTTCAAATAGTGatagctggtctggaattcactctaaAGATCATCCTGGCTTGAACTTagatattcacctgcctcagccaccaGAGTGCTGGTATCACAGAGTGTGTGTTCCACTCTACCTGTCTTTTCCTGCATTTTAATGGTGACCAAGTATCCCGGTGTATTCTGAATTCTGGATTATTTACCTACTCCTCAGCAGACgatcagtttcttttttaatcaaatgCTGACCTTACAATAATGATCTGACCATTATCCTTGTCTATGAGCTGTGCATGGTCATACAACAgattccttctaattcttccagtGTAAAACATTCAGCATGTGTTGGCTGCTTCTCTGGCTCAAGGTCTCAGCTAGAACTGTGATGAATCCCACTGCTGGCTAAGGCTAGGGTTTCCCCTAGGCTTGAGTAAGTGTGGGGCAGCTTTCAAACTTAACAGATGGTTGGGTTGTTGGGTTATTGAACTAAGAGGTCAGTTTGTTCCTGGCTGTAGATGAGAGTGTTCTCAGCTCCTCAACACAGAGACCCTTGGAGAGCACAGagtgtggtgtctgtctgtcctgacagTGAGAAATGAGCAGGCAAGCAAGGCAAAAGGCAATGTCTATAGAACTTAGTCCTGGGCAGTCAGTCCAGCCAGATACAGTGGTGTTCACTTATAATCCTaccactcgggaggctgaggccagagggttCCTATgaagtctgaggctagcttggtGACAGGGCAACAACTCCTTATCTCAGATAGGTAGACAGCTTTTTGCACAGGCCTGGTGACTTTAGTTTCCTCTACAATACCTACCTAGTAGAGAGAGAAAACCATCTCCCTAAAGTTGTTTTGTGGTCTCCTCGTGTAGCATGTTTTTTATGAGTGTGAACAAGTGCATGCGTATGAACCTGTTTGCAGAcaagcacacacctgcacatgtgtgcacacacttgcacacacacactcagatctCTTCATTGCTCTCCTGATGCAGCATCTGGTAGGAGTCAGGAGGAAGCTAGCAGGCAGGCATCAGACACCTGGTAAAGCCAAGTGGGATTGATGGAGTGTGCTGTGCATTCTTGCAGCAGGCACTACAGCACACAGCATCATCCGTCGGTCTTTGTGGCAGTTCAACAATGTGATAAAGTGCACCATCCCTGCGAGTCATCCCTTGTTGGAATACAGCAACTATGGCTGCTACTGTGGCTTCGGGGGCTCCGACACTCCGGTGGATGAGTTAGACAGGTGAGTGATCCATCTGGTGGGAGACTGGAGGGTTTGGGTTGGTGGGGACAGCACACAAGCAGAGCATCTCGTGAGGCACAAATAGGAGACATGCATATTGACCAAGCATcatatattttgtttgctttctgtattatttttgtttgttagtttccAGACAGGTGTTCTTTTGTAGCCCTAGGTTTCCTGGAATTCCTTCTGGAGAGcatgctggacttgaactcagtgtCCATCTATATGCCTTTGCccctcaagtactgggattaatggtagACACAACTACACTCCACAGAAGTTGCTTTCAATAAATATATGCTTAATAGAAATCACAAACTCTCAAGCCTCAGGATGATTTATTCTGGAATATCATGTTTAAATCATCCTCACATGTTGGAGAAAGACTGCAGGTGAGAACTCACCTCCTGTGGGTCCATAGTCCTTTCtcagctgtttcttcctctctccaggtgCTGCCAGACTCACGACAATTGCTATGATCAGGCCATGAAGATGGAAAGCTGCAAATCCCTCATAGACAACCCCTACACCACCTCCTATTCATACTCATGCTCTGGGAATGAGGTCACCTGCAGTGGTAGGTTTAGCCTCTGGGACCTCAGGATTCTGCTGGTCCCTCACAGGTttggaggaggcagggaagtAACAAGGACAATCACCATTTAGTGGTGATTTCCTTGGTCTCATGTGACCTCACAACAACCTTATCAGTTAGATACTAAAATATAGATGAAGTCactgatgaggaagatgaggaaggcagGGTCACTTGGCCATGGCCACCCAGCTTAGAAGTGATGACATTTGGTTCTGGAACACTGATCTACATCATTCCAAAGcctctgtttaaaaatatttcaagattttatttattactggGGGAGGCATTTCTGTGCCACAACACAGGTGTGCAGATctcaggacaacttgcagaagtctgttctttcaaccatgtgagtcctggggatggtACTTGGATTCAgacctggcagcaagtgcctgtaTTCCTTGAGCCATCTTGACTGCCCAAGGCCTCTCCTCTTAGCTGCTGTTTTATACTGATTCCATATTGACTAAACAACTGAAAGCTGAATCATTGGCTATAAGTCAGATACTGGACTAAACACCTATGCAGGgcaacatttatcatttttattttacaggtgaggattcagagggctgggaatatagATGAGTTgttagagagcttgcctagcatgcacagagccctctTCCACCTCCAGAACCCATACATTGAGTctggtggttcacacctgcaatccagCACTTGGTGGAGACAGGTTTATCTTtagttatataaatttataagtggtaattcatatttgtagttctttattttttgagacagagtttctcagtgtagctttgagcctgtcctggagcttgctctgtagaccatgctgacatcaaactcagagagatataccttcctcttcctaccaagtgctgggattaaaggtgtgtgccaccactgtctgactgataattgtatttttataggttttaggattaaatatatgtgtttatttttatgtataggaATGGGTTGGCATCCcctgtcttcttcagtcactctctCGCCATGTCTTtagagcctctctctctctctctctctctctctctctctctctctctctctctctctctctctctctctctctctctcacacacacacacacacacacactcactaaacATGACACTCACCTTTAACTAGCCTGAATGAGCAACAACTTTTGGGGATCCATGCTCCTCACTTCACTTCCCAACAGAGTTACAGATGCCCCATCACACCTTCCTTTTTTACAGGGTCTCTGGGCATCCTAGGTCAGGCCCTCATAATTCTATGCCTACCAATTTATGAACtgtgccatctcctcagccacAACAACTAATGTTCATATTATCAGTGTGTTCCAGCAATTTGGACAACCCAATGGACTTCCGTGTGCATTGTCTTTCAGACCATAGCTGCATCAGTGGGAGGACCACTGGGTCCTTTGTCCATAGAAAATAGGGAGCAGGGTCATGGGCTCCATTcaacttcctttcttgtttctctccagACAAAAACGACCCCTGTGAGGCCTTCATCTGCAACTGTGACCATGAGGCCGCCATCTGCTTCTCACAGGCTCCATACAACAAGGAGAACAAAGGCATTACGTGTTAGACTTGTTATCTCAGTTACTGCCTacaccatccctgcctgcctgtttGTGGTCACTACTCACTGTGCCCTCTAATAAAGCACATATAGAAAGAACTCAGCTTTGGTGATTGTATTCTCTGTCTACCAAACATAACTAGATCCTCAGAAAACATCATCCTGTCTATTCCTGGAAACTGAAGATTAATGGGAAAGACCTTTCTAGGGAGCAAGCACCTTGAAGAGTGGTTAATGATTCCAgccatgcctttcatcccagcattctgggatgcagaagtagaggcagaggtaggcaggtctctTGAGTTCTTGGCAACCCTGGTctaaaagcaagttccaggacatccaggaatgttaaagaaaccctgtctcaaaatactaacaaaa encodes the following:
- the LOC119087084 gene encoding phospholipase A2-like isoform X1, coding for MKLLLLVTLLTAGTTAHSIIRRSLWQFNNVIKCTIPASHPLLEYSNYGCYCGFGGSDTPVDELDRCCQTHDNCYDQAMKMESCKSLIDNPYTTSYSYSCSGNEVTCSDKNDPCEAFICNCDHEAAICFSQAPYNKENKGITC
- the LOC119087084 gene encoding phospholipase A2-like isoform X2, which translates into the protein MKLLLLVTLLTGTTAHSIIRRSLWQFNNVIKCTIPASHPLLEYSNYGCYCGFGGSDTPVDELDRCCQTHDNCYDQAMKMESCKSLIDNPYTTSYSYSCSGNEVTCSDKNDPCEAFICNCDHEAAICFSQAPYNKENKGITC